The following proteins are encoded in a genomic region of Thermococcus pacificus:
- a CDS encoding DNA-3-methyladenine glycosylase I, translated as MGVTAFIVVGNRPGFTPGIPNPGYLLLLYENDRPAWELIPLYPELRKDLGNSKILIPSIENMLEDALLMIGIYVVKDEELIEKARRIFRDSLERRIEIYAFDRREVEDLRSIARRKLQRYDIGLIIAPGEDSTILGQLEVLREYGDLWYQVNLPDKKLSNTPGFFDEIPLQEHSDSPRWEYTEAFWKILNKLEEKSIDKKKFRRGIEDFNSYRERFRKMSDDEIYSTLVQVVFYSGMNAKTVSKKMPTILKYLGDFRKVAEYTEEDIRRIMDDRDMIKNLKKIQACIHNAKEFQRIVESHGSFVNYLESFEVDPTNYRDIKTKLVPELMKRFKGIGKVTVYHFLMDLGFGVMKPDRTILRLFHRLGWLPTSDPTAENIERTIKICSEISSETGFWIRAVDITLVAFCQEGGNQGLGIPAGICTRNPKCLECPLRERCVLHK; from the coding sequence ATGGGGGTTACCGCGTTCATAGTTGTGGGGAACAGGCCAGGCTTTACACCCGGAATACCCAATCCGGGTTACCTGCTGTTGCTCTACGAAAACGATAGACCTGCATGGGAGCTTATCCCACTTTACCCCGAGTTGCGGAAGGATCTAGGAAATTCTAAGATATTGATACCCTCAATAGAGAACATGCTTGAGGATGCCCTGCTCATGATCGGAATCTACGTTGTTAAAGATGAAGAGCTAATAGAGAAGGCAAGAAGGATTTTCAGAGATTCTTTGGAGAGGAGGATTGAAATCTATGCCTTTGACAGGAGAGAAGTTGAGGATTTAAGGAGTATTGCCCGGAGGAAACTTCAGAGATACGATATTGGCCTCATTATCGCACCCGGGGAAGACAGCACGATACTCGGACAGCTTGAAGTCCTAAGGGAATACGGGGATCTTTGGTATCAAGTTAACCTTCCTGACAAAAAGCTCTCCAATACTCCTGGATTTTTTGACGAAATCCCGCTTCAGGAACATAGTGACTCCCCCCGCTGGGAATACACAGAAGCCTTCTGGAAAATCCTTAATAAATTAGAAGAGAAGAGCATTGATAAGAAGAAATTTAGGAGGGGTATTGAGGATTTTAACAGTTACAGAGAAAGATTTAGAAAGATGAGTGACGATGAGATCTACTCCACGCTTGTCCAGGTGGTCTTCTACTCTGGAATGAATGCTAAAACTGTCTCAAAAAAGATGCCCACCATCTTAAAGTACCTTGGAGACTTCAGAAAGGTCGCAGAGTACACAGAGGAAGACATTAGGAGAATTATGGACGATAGAGACATGATCAAGAATCTCAAAAAAATACAAGCGTGTATTCATAATGCCAAAGAGTTCCAAAGGATAGTCGAGTCCCATGGTTCGTTTGTGAACTACCTTGAATCCTTTGAGGTCGATCCAACTAACTACCGGGACATTAAAACAAAACTAGTTCCGGAGTTAATGAAGAGATTCAAGGGTATTGGTAAGGTTACAGTTTATCACTTCCTCATGGACTTGGGCTTTGGAGTTATGAAACCCGACAGGACGATACTGAGATTATTCCACAGGCTCGGCTGGCTCCCTACTTCGGACCCAACTGCAGAAAACATCGAAAGAACAATCAAAATCTGCTCGGAGATATCTAGTGAAACGGGATTCTGGATACGGGCAGTTGACATAACCCTTGTGGCTTTTTGTCAGGAGGGAGGCAACCAAGGGCTGGGTATCCCCGCAGGGATATGCACGAGGAATCCCAAGTGTCTGGAGTGTCCTCTAAGAGAGCGCTGTGTACTCCATAAATAA
- a CDS encoding McrC family protein, with the protein MTVVDLFEFTPINYTTGKKAEFDEDSKTLVLLENQLSKLEKLNEEIKFLEIGRKTIKPRNFVGVVQIDDLTLQIFPKLLRTSSYDDLESHKTLIMGNLLKMLAVGGEIPVKPSEVAGVLSEKAPFLEILISIYSQKLLETLRYHRHYTYRRVEEELNHVKGQIDFGAYASRWHRRHVIPVRYNDRTMDSLLNRTLKYGAYLMARLTQSHENYLRLRSAMEILDGVPLVPVSVYETYRIHFNRLNAVFKPLVEIARMFISGTTLRLQTGRIETFTFLVPMEKVFESFVAGLITNSEYEALPKEFEGSIIKTQHHIGNLLAEGKFWLIPDITIQTTDGMKIIIDTKYKLLDKEDQKLGVSQSDLYQMYAYASHWNADAVVLLYPSISSVINRKWHFNIKTKGTEKKVPLLIKSLDLGSNFLDEGEWEKFLEEFRNLMGEILGEKRQQLEYGEQEALVNV; encoded by the coding sequence GTGACGGTAGTTGACCTCTTTGAGTTTACCCCGATCAACTACACTACCGGGAAAAAGGCAGAGTTCGATGAGGACTCAAAAACTCTGGTCCTCCTTGAAAACCAGCTCAGCAAGCTCGAAAAGCTTAACGAGGAAATCAAGTTCCTCGAAATTGGCCGAAAGACCATCAAGCCCAGGAACTTCGTTGGAGTGGTTCAGATCGATGATCTAACCCTCCAGATTTTCCCGAAATTGCTGAGAACGAGCTCCTATGATGACCTTGAGTCCCACAAGACACTCATAATGGGAAACCTGCTGAAAATGCTTGCTGTAGGCGGGGAGATCCCAGTAAAGCCCTCCGAAGTAGCGGGAGTTCTTTCGGAGAAAGCCCCGTTCCTCGAGATCCTTATCTCAATTTATTCCCAGAAGCTCCTTGAAACACTGCGCTACCACAGACATTACACTTACAGACGTGTTGAGGAGGAGTTAAATCATGTTAAGGGGCAGATAGACTTTGGGGCCTATGCATCGAGGTGGCACAGGAGGCACGTTATCCCCGTCAGGTACAACGACAGGACAATGGATAGCCTACTGAACAGAACCCTCAAGTACGGAGCCTACCTAATGGCCCGCCTCACGCAGTCCCACGAGAATTACCTGAGATTAAGGAGTGCCATGGAAATCCTCGATGGTGTTCCGTTGGTTCCGGTAAGCGTTTATGAAACGTACCGGATTCACTTTAACAGGCTCAACGCCGTCTTCAAACCGCTGGTGGAGATTGCGAGGATGTTCATCTCAGGAACAACACTTCGACTTCAAACAGGAAGAATAGAGACTTTCACGTTCTTAGTGCCTATGGAGAAGGTGTTCGAGAGTTTTGTAGCCGGACTGATAACAAACAGCGAGTATGAAGCATTACCCAAGGAGTTCGAGGGAAGCATTATCAAAACACAACACCACATTGGAAACCTACTTGCCGAGGGTAAGTTCTGGCTGATCCCCGACATCACAATACAGACGACGGATGGGATGAAAATAATAATCGACACCAAGTACAAGCTTCTCGATAAAGAAGACCAAAAGCTGGGGGTTTCTCAGTCTGACTTGTACCAGATGTACGCTTATGCATCTCACTGGAATGCAGATGCCGTCGTCCTGCTCTATCCGTCCATTTCCAGCGTGATTAACAGGAAATGGCACTTCAACATCAAAACTAAGGGGACAGAAAAGAAGGTACCCCTCCTTATTAAGAGTTTGGACCTAGGATCAAACTTTCTTGATGAGGGAGAGTGGGAGAAGTTCTTGGAAGAATTTAGGAACCTTATGGGAGAGATACTCGGTGAGAAGAGACAGCAATTGGAGTATGGAGAACAGGAGGCGTTGGTGAATGTGTGA
- a CDS encoding ribonuclease J translates to MKITVYDGATTIGGSKIHLEEDNNGIFLDFGMNFAKYARYYEEFISERPSRGIHDLWRLGLIPRLNVYRRDLIPADILEEVRQSPKVSVSAVLISHAHLDHVGNIAFLDEKVPIVGSPTTMIILKALRDTSRGSHMGMELSYYALRKPSDSNPYVLEANRKLKYYASRDIFLTEKLPEEGMSFLTWRANVELAENPNRVNYIRGSNVSLVEDQDLGFEIRAYPVDHSIFGAIAYIVEGDISVAYTGDFRLHGKNADKTKEFIRAAKSAQVLITEGTRAGRGDDVNVSEEEVYQNAKAIVDDAKGLVVADFSARNFERLESFKRIAEETGRQLVVTTKDAYFLHALGLIDGQNHLKGLRVYRNSKAKVEKWEEWVFINYPEIGITPEELRREQENYILCFSFYDMPHLLDVMPDGGVYIYSSSEAFTEEQTFSFLRLWNWLQYFRFEVHGFSVDADGKPTFEKGLHASGHISKEELEEVINDIDPDVLIPVHTESPYWFEERWSEKVVLLKDGESFEV, encoded by the coding sequence ATGAAAATAACCGTCTATGATGGGGCCACCACCATTGGAGGTTCAAAAATCCACTTGGAAGAAGACAACAATGGCATCTTTTTGGACTTTGGCATGAACTTCGCAAAATATGCCCGTTATTATGAAGAGTTCATAAGCGAGAGGCCCTCCCGCGGAATACACGACCTCTGGAGACTCGGCCTGATACCAAGGCTCAACGTTTACCGGAGAGACCTTATTCCGGCTGATATCTTGGAAGAGGTCCGGCAATCCCCAAAGGTGTCTGTCAGCGCAGTTCTGATAAGTCATGCCCACCTTGATCACGTTGGAAACATCGCGTTCCTTGATGAGAAAGTCCCGATCGTTGGCTCTCCAACCACAATGATAATCCTCAAGGCTTTGAGGGACACAAGCCGGGGGAGTCACATGGGGATGGAGTTGTCTTACTATGCTCTAAGGAAGCCCAGCGACTCGAACCCCTATGTTCTCGAAGCCAACAGGAAGCTAAAGTACTATGCCAGCAGAGACATTTTTCTAACCGAAAAGCTCCCGGAGGAGGGGATGTCATTCCTCACATGGAGGGCCAATGTTGAACTGGCAGAAAACCCCAACAGGGTGAACTACATACGGGGGAGTAACGTTTCCCTAGTTGAGGACCAAGATCTCGGTTTTGAAATCCGCGCTTATCCTGTGGATCATTCAATCTTCGGCGCCATCGCTTACATCGTTGAGGGAGACATTAGCGTTGCGTACACCGGAGACTTCCGTCTTCATGGAAAGAACGCGGATAAAACAAAGGAGTTCATCAGGGCTGCGAAAAGCGCTCAGGTTCTGATAACCGAGGGCACGAGGGCCGGAAGAGGAGATGACGTGAACGTTTCGGAAGAAGAAGTTTATCAGAATGCAAAAGCCATCGTGGATGATGCCAAAGGGCTTGTAGTGGCCGATTTCTCGGCTAGAAACTTCGAGCGGCTAGAGAGCTTCAAGAGGATTGCCGAGGAAACTGGCAGGCAGCTGGTAGTGACCACGAAGGACGCATACTTCCTCCACGCTCTGGGCTTGATAGACGGGCAGAACCACCTAAAAGGTCTGAGAGTTTACAGGAACTCCAAGGCAAAGGTTGAGAAGTGGGAGGAATGGGTTTTCATAAACTACCCCGAGATCGGGATAACACCCGAAGAGCTTCGTAGGGAACAGGAAAACTACATCCTCTGCTTCTCGTTCTACGACATGCCGCACCTTCTGGATGTAATGCCCGATGGAGGGGTTTACATCTACTCCTCGAGCGAGGCTTTTACGGAGGAGCAGACCTTCAGCTTTCTGAGGCTCTGGAACTGGCTCCAGTACTTCCGTTTCGAGGTTCACGGGTTCAGCGTTGATGCCGACGGAAAGCCCACCTTTGAGAAGGGGCTCCATGCGTCTGGTCACATCTCTAAGGAAGAGCTGGAAGAGGTCATCAATGATATTGACCCGGACGTTTTAATCCCAGTGCACACGGAAAGCCCATATTGGTTTGAAGAGAGATGGAGTGAAAAAGTCGTTCTCCTGAAGGATGGAGAAAGTTTTGAGGTGTAA
- a CDS encoding M20/M25/M40 family metallo-hydrolase — protein sequence MKTERAKEILLQLLRIPSPSGREDRIMLHIMEFLHRLDYDVHIESDGEIIDLVVNPDADLFYEVHVDTIPIRAEPFVRGNIIYGTGSSDIKGGAAAILLMMESLKKEGKDLNVGVVFVSDEELGGRGSALFMERYRPKMAVVLEPTDLEVHIAHAGNIEAYFEVDGKEAHGACPESGVNAIEETYKMLEEMKKLEPFKQKGKYFDPHIGIQELVCENPVYLIPALCKGRLEARLLPDQEVEDILDLLDPILDEYTLKYEYTEIWDGYELDESEEIVQLAKKAMEKTEVDEFGGMRSWTDAINFMYNGTKTIVFGPGNLDISHTKNEHIDVRDVVTASEFLKVLNDIYGGG from the coding sequence ATGAAGACCGAACGCGCGAAGGAGATACTCCTTCAGCTTTTGAGAATACCCTCCCCCTCTGGCAGAGAAGACAGGATAATGCTCCACATCATGGAGTTCCTCCACAGGCTCGATTACGACGTCCACATCGAGAGCGACGGCGAGATAATCGATCTAGTTGTAAACCCCGATGCCGACCTCTTCTACGAGGTTCACGTCGATACAATTCCAATCCGTGCAGAACCCTTCGTCAGGGGCAACATAATCTACGGAACCGGCTCGAGCGACATAAAGGGCGGCGCTGCCGCGATACTCCTTATGATGGAGAGCCTGAAGAAGGAAGGAAAAGACCTCAACGTTGGCGTTGTTTTCGTCAGCGACGAGGAGCTTGGGGGAAGAGGAAGTGCACTCTTCATGGAGCGTTACAGGCCAAAGATGGCCGTCGTTCTGGAGCCGACCGACTTAGAGGTTCATATCGCCCACGCGGGCAACATCGAGGCCTACTTCGAGGTCGACGGAAAAGAGGCCCACGGCGCCTGCCCTGAAAGCGGAGTAAACGCGATCGAGGAAACTTACAAGATGCTCGAGGAGATGAAGAAGCTCGAACCCTTCAAGCAGAAGGGCAAGTACTTCGACCCGCACATTGGAATACAGGAGCTCGTCTGCGAGAACCCCGTATATCTTATCCCGGCGCTCTGCAAAGGCCGTCTGGAGGCGCGCCTTCTCCCGGACCAGGAGGTGGAGGACATACTCGACCTTCTCGACCCCATCCTTGACGAGTACACGCTGAAGTACGAGTACACAGAGATATGGGACGGCTACGAGCTTGATGAGAGTGAGGAAATAGTCCAGCTTGCCAAAAAGGCGATGGAGAAGACGGAGGTAGACGAGTTCGGGGGAATGAGGAGCTGGACGGACGCGATAAACTTCATGTACAACGGGACGAAAACCATAGTCTTCGGCCCCGGCAACCTAGATATCTCTCACACGAAGAACGAGCACATAGACGTGAGGGACGTCGTTACCGCGAGCGAGTTCCTGAAGGTCCTCAACGACATCTACGGCGGCGGGTGA
- a CDS encoding class II glutamine amidotransferase, producing MCELFSVNANKRVGISFTWKGFVRKGEYNPDGWGIGWYVTATNGKRAASLIKQPIPACRSRIAPSLPRLNVKSHILVSHVRYATSEINYVNTHPFVRRVYSVGQYDEWIFAHNGVLNGVEELPTRLQPLGTTDSEAAFCYIMENLEGTPTIRELFLKLLDLLDELSDYGTLNVLMSNGRYLFAYSHYPGKGMWLLKRHPPHRGRARLLDEDFEVNVGEMKAPDEYAYLAATRKLTDEKWKRMRPKTLHIFRDGALLLTIRDRIEPMLDEDSIEVLMAILNGESVEIDETVRRLVDIKLLKTTGNGVEINDHRRAIVRLIVEE from the coding sequence ATGTGTGAGCTCTTTAGTGTTAACGCGAACAAAAGGGTCGGCATCAGCTTCACCTGGAAGGGTTTCGTGAGGAAAGGCGAGTACAACCCGGACGGCTGGGGCATTGGATGGTACGTGACTGCCACCAATGGAAAAAGAGCGGCATCACTCATAAAACAACCTATTCCCGCTTGCAGGAGCAGGATTGCACCTTCACTCCCCCGGCTTAACGTGAAAAGCCATATCCTGGTAAGCCACGTTAGGTACGCCACAAGCGAAATAAATTACGTGAACACTCACCCCTTCGTGAGGAGGGTCTACAGCGTTGGCCAGTACGACGAGTGGATCTTTGCACACAACGGTGTTCTTAATGGCGTGGAGGAACTGCCCACGAGACTCCAGCCCCTTGGAACCACCGATTCTGAAGCCGCGTTCTGCTACATAATGGAGAATCTCGAGGGGACTCCAACAATCCGCGAGTTGTTTCTAAAACTTTTAGACCTCCTGGACGAGCTCAGTGATTACGGGACGTTAAACGTTCTGATGAGCAATGGGCGGTACCTATTCGCTTACTCGCACTATCCCGGCAAGGGGATGTGGCTTTTGAAGCGCCATCCACCACACAGGGGGAGGGCGAGACTGCTTGACGAGGACTTTGAGGTTAACGTTGGGGAGATGAAGGCCCCGGATGAATACGCGTATCTTGCGGCGACCAGAAAGCTAACCGACGAGAAGTGGAAAAGAATGCGCCCGAAAACCCTCCACATATTCAGAGATGGCGCGCTACTACTTACAATTCGCGATAGAATTGAACCGATGCTTGATGAAGACTCCATTGAGGTCCTCATGGCGATCCTGAACGGAGAGAGCGTTGAGATTGATGAGACCGTTAGGAGACTCGTGGACATAAAACTCCTGAAAACTACTGGAAATGGAGTTGAGATAAACGACCACAGAAGAGCTATCGTCAGGTTGATTGTAGAGGAGTAA
- a CDS encoding EVE domain-containing protein — translation MGSLAKYWIETSGPPTIDYIGKILVSPADKGYWKNMEKVSKGDIVYHYITSKGPEPVRRSFIGKSTVKEPAVQYDLDGMLDYVQSIIGENWDSRWEEFAKNRWGDYETFYIVELENFQRFSPPIPLKILKGVFRPTPMYLRSAPMKLVTMLEKGI, via the coding sequence ATGGGAAGCCTGGCTAAATACTGGATCGAAACTTCTGGACCTCCCACAATTGATTACATCGGGAAGATTCTCGTATCCCCCGCGGATAAGGGATACTGGAAGAACATGGAGAAGGTTTCCAAAGGAGATATTGTTTACCACTACATAACCTCAAAGGGCCCAGAGCCTGTGAGACGAAGCTTCATAGGGAAATCCACGGTCAAAGAACCTGCGGTACAATACGACCTTGATGGAATGCTAGATTATGTACAGTCAATAATAGGCGAGAACTGGGACAGCCGGTGGGAAGAATTCGCGAAGAACCGGTGGGGTGACTATGAGACATTTTACATAGTCGAACTGGAGAATTTCCAGAGATTCAGCCCACCAATCCCACTGAAGATCCTAAAAGGAGTCTTCAGACCCACTCCAATGTATCTTAGATCCGCCCCGATGAAGCTCGTAACGATGTTAGAAAAGGGGATTTGA
- a CDS encoding McrB family protein gives MPIPPDGITREHVLKAIDEINREGVPPKHQAQNTFLVVEGKKYPVKYVVLKAAKVAGVDISINEFTTIEAKNYLKRLGFNIGREEWELGIRILSKAGEGFIKRASEEGFNVSRNQLGYFSKKGHTIYYQLKLPPELNVSSKLVHFEWLARPEEEGAQFMVGLHLEFPREQRELNKKLADLLVEYVDLDELGKRVGAPVVREDKVVFTWFTANKTYESPADTEEEIVEWLVTSMLEFYKTFLPALREVLPMVLREDEVLEKKLKGIVLALKEKYQDDWNSIKEEINEKIEKVRKTILSNKEITKEDYREIDKTISEINRAFGKTVLWVWGSVNAGEEGALKFLNRQDFRELLAIGNAINEFEQVTSLRPRLESIMKKPHTKLSTISSWLCIVNPSIFIPANRQVFGYPVRQEIGVDIFFGSRSNVSTYLVILGALWKIKNEIGISDMLELAFYLSRADSEISSVQHWVEISGPPEEGYVGKILITPNKYQIKPGDVVYHYITDSGPEPYKKTFIGKSRVKEGFRKVPKEEALARLKEYVNWDEKFKKFAQERWGKARELYVTELEDFQEFKPPVPLEKVGGVFTPTPKYLVRGSSGLVRILEGLDSGDNMMKKIEEKIDSILSRKGQLILYGPPGTGKTWLASKYIRHKVPNGIHRLGKDSSLREDIKYYLLVMSTAKYDPSQIKEGLEEVFSGKLRHAFEDVEEGDIAFVYLTHPYKRITAIARCTGKTEEGAKFKIIKLVNGPTYEEMKREEPISDSPAVRTMLRGTLFPLSHEEAQWIASKIGFDTLKPLGVLDEGTKREFRAFEFVTFHPAFSYEDFVEGIKPETYEDPETGKKELLFKVEEGVFKRISRNAYNALLAWAGVEKEWTENTGLPSLSKDEIERIKRKIKNEAEGMPKFYLIIDEINRGDIPKIFGELITLLETDKRLFMDNETVTTLPYSKKRFGVPPNLHIIGTMNTSDRSIALMDVALRRRFGFIEMMPDYTVLNEHIIDNASEEVKPLAGIAVSALKALNKRIKREYDRDHQIGHSYYFRLNDHLNSREEFLKELKMIWFHEILPLLQEYFYDSPEKLERVLKSKNSENSFIRSSEDGIELKSEDEFTDDSFLEALKALIEAERE, from the coding sequence ATGCCGATTCCTCCTGATGGGATAACAAGAGAGCACGTGCTGAAAGCGATTGATGAAATAAATCGTGAAGGGGTACCTCCAAAACACCAAGCACAAAACACATTCCTTGTAGTGGAGGGAAAGAAATATCCAGTCAAATATGTAGTGCTTAAGGCTGCCAAAGTGGCCGGTGTTGACATTTCAATAAATGAGTTCACGACCATAGAGGCCAAAAACTACCTCAAACGACTCGGATTTAACATCGGCAGGGAAGAATGGGAACTTGGAATTAGGATCCTTAGCAAGGCCGGTGAGGGGTTTATCAAACGGGCTTCTGAAGAAGGGTTTAACGTTTCAAGAAACCAGTTAGGATATTTCTCCAAAAAGGGTCACACTATTTACTATCAACTTAAACTCCCTCCCGAACTCAACGTGAGTTCAAAACTAGTCCATTTTGAATGGCTGGCACGGCCTGAGGAGGAAGGCGCTCAGTTTATGGTAGGGCTTCACTTAGAATTCCCGAGGGAGCAGAGGGAGTTAAACAAAAAACTTGCAGATCTGCTCGTAGAATATGTGGATTTAGATGAACTTGGGAAAAGAGTTGGTGCCCCTGTAGTACGGGAGGATAAAGTAGTATTTACCTGGTTTACAGCAAATAAGACGTATGAATCCCCCGCCGATACTGAGGAAGAAATAGTAGAGTGGTTGGTTACTTCAATGCTGGAATTCTACAAGACGTTTCTGCCAGCGTTAAGGGAGGTTTTGCCAATGGTGCTGAGGGAAGATGAGGTCTTAGAAAAGAAACTGAAGGGTATTGTACTTGCTCTCAAAGAGAAGTACCAAGACGACTGGAACTCAATCAAAGAAGAAATCAACGAGAAAATAGAAAAGGTCAGAAAAACAATCCTCTCCAACAAAGAGATAACAAAGGAAGACTACAGAGAGATAGACAAAACAATCTCAGAAATAAACAGGGCATTTGGTAAGACTGTTTTGTGGGTCTGGGGGAGTGTTAATGCTGGTGAGGAGGGTGCCCTCAAATTCCTTAACAGACAAGACTTCAGAGAACTTCTTGCCATCGGGAACGCCATTAACGAGTTTGAACAGGTAACTTCTCTACGGCCACGTTTGGAGTCCATAATGAAAAAACCCCACACAAAGCTATCTACGATCAGTAGCTGGTTATGCATTGTGAATCCAAGCATTTTCATCCCTGCCAACAGACAGGTTTTTGGGTATCCTGTAAGACAAGAAATAGGCGTGGATATTTTCTTTGGGAGCAGATCAAACGTCAGCACGTACCTTGTCATATTGGGGGCACTGTGGAAAATAAAGAATGAAATTGGTATTAGTGATATGCTTGAACTCGCATTTTATCTCTCTCGTGCAGACTCTGAAATTTCCTCTGTTCAACACTGGGTCGAGATTTCTGGACCTCCAGAGGAGGGGTACGTTGGCAAGATCTTGATAACCCCCAATAAATACCAAATAAAACCTGGGGATGTTGTCTATCATTACATTACTGACAGCGGACCGGAGCCCTACAAAAAGACCTTCATTGGAAAATCCCGTGTAAAAGAGGGATTCCGGAAGGTACCTAAGGAGGAAGCACTTGCTCGACTCAAGGAGTACGTTAACTGGGACGAAAAGTTCAAGAAGTTTGCCCAGGAGAGATGGGGAAAAGCTAGAGAGCTTTACGTGACTGAACTCGAGGATTTCCAGGAGTTTAAGCCCCCAGTTCCGCTGGAGAAGGTTGGTGGGGTATTCACTCCTACCCCCAAGTATCTTGTAAGGGGTTCATCAGGCCTAGTTCGGATTTTAGAGGGTTTGGATAGTGGTGATAATATGATGAAAAAAATCGAAGAGAAAATCGATAGTATCTTATCGAGAAAGGGCCAGCTCATCCTCTACGGTCCGCCGGGAACCGGAAAAACATGGTTGGCGAGCAAATACATCAGGCACAAAGTGCCTAATGGGATCCATCGCCTTGGAAAAGATTCCTCTCTAAGGGAAGACATCAAATATTACCTCCTCGTTATGAGTACCGCAAAGTACGACCCCAGCCAGATTAAGGAAGGTCTTGAGGAGGTATTTTCCGGTAAACTCCGCCACGCTTTCGAGGACGTGGAAGAAGGAGACATAGCTTTTGTTTATCTAACGCATCCTTACAAGAGAATCACCGCCATCGCGAGATGCACCGGGAAGACAGAGGAAGGAGCCAAATTCAAAATTATCAAACTTGTGAACGGCCCGACGTACGAAGAAATGAAAAGAGAGGAACCAATAAGCGATTCACCCGCCGTAAGGACGATGCTCAGGGGCACATTATTCCCGTTGTCCCATGAAGAGGCGCAGTGGATAGCCTCAAAGATCGGATTTGATACCCTCAAACCTCTCGGTGTCTTGGATGAAGGCACAAAAAGAGAGTTCAGAGCCTTCGAATTCGTTACCTTCCATCCAGCCTTCTCGTATGAGGATTTTGTGGAGGGGATAAAACCTGAAACGTACGAGGATCCCGAAACTGGCAAGAAGGAACTCCTGTTCAAGGTTGAGGAGGGAGTGTTCAAGAGGATTTCCAGAAACGCCTACAATGCCCTTTTAGCCTGGGCTGGAGTCGAGAAAGAATGGACGGAAAACACTGGACTTCCAAGTTTAAGCAAGGACGAAATAGAGCGGATAAAGAGGAAGATAAAGAATGAAGCCGAGGGCATGCCGAAGTTCTACTTGATAATCGACGAGATAAACCGCGGCGATATCCCAAAGATATTCGGTGAACTGATAACCCTTCTCGAGACCGACAAGCGGTTGTTCATGGACAACGAAACGGTGACAACCCTACCCTATTCAAAGAAGCGCTTTGGAGTCCCACCCAACCTCCACATCATAGGGACCATGAACACCTCTGACCGGAGCATTGCCCTGATGGACGTTGCCCTCAGGAGAAGGTTCGGTTTCATTGAAATGATGCCGGACTACACTGTCCTCAATGAACACATAATAGACAACGCTAGCGAAGAGGTGAAACCTCTGGCAGGTATTGCGGTGAGTGCCCTGAAAGCCCTGAACAAAAGGATCAAAAGGGAATACGATAGAGACCACCAGATCGGGCACAGTTACTACTTCCGGCTCAATGATCACCTCAACAGCAGAGAAGAGTTCCTGAAAGAGCTGAAGATGATCTGGTTCCACGAGATACTACCGCTGCTCCAAGAGTACTTCTATGATTCTCCTGAAAAACTCGAGAGAGTGCTAAAGTCAAAGAATTCCGAGAATTCTTTCATCAGGAGCTCTGAGGATGGAATTGAGCTGAAGAGCGAGGACGAATTCACAGACGATAGCTTCCTCGAGGCGCTAAAGGCACTCATCGAGGCCGAGCGTGAGTGA